In a genomic window of Muntiacus reevesi chromosome 1, mMunRee1.1, whole genome shotgun sequence:
- the LOC136170724 gene encoding proline-rich protein 2-like: MPRGADARGPQLLKPRSRNGRKPASSGEGPEKEKQPESPSPADRSPRAPQTGVPEPRHAAGPEPADRSPRAPPRRGTRARRPESPSPADRSPRAPQTGVPEPRHAAGPEPADRSPRARRPESPSPATPRDPSPQTGVPEPRRPESPSPQTGVPEPRHAAGPEPADRSPRAPPRRGTRARRPESPSPADRSRRPQAGPESTPPWALRETPAGYHAVLGPMTRSAAGPLSRPAAPLSPVGAGQVPEDRTLGPRRVGREEPGPPRPPGQRLFRGQGRRQHPPPLPASPEGPRSQRARARVSAVPADSTSPRA; encoded by the exons ATGCCAAGAGGCGCCGACGCCCGggggccacagctgctgaagcccaggagccgcaacggGAGAAAGCCCGCGAGCAGCGGCGAGGgcccagagaaggaaaaaca ACCGGAGTCCCCGAGCCCCGCAGACCGGAGTCCCCGAGCCCCGCAGACCGGAGTCCCCGAGCCCCGCCACGCCGCGGGACCCGAGCCCGCAGACCGGAGTCCCCGAGCCCCGCCACGCCGCGGGACCCGAGCCCGCAGACCGGAGTCCCCGAGCCCCGCAGACCGGAGTCCCCGAGCCCCGCAGACCGGAGTCCCCGAGCCCCGCCACGCCGCGGGACCCGAGCCCGCAGACCGGAGTCCCCGAGCCCGCAGACCGGAGTCCCCGAGCCCCGCCACGCCGCGGGACCCGAGCCCGCAGACCGGAGTCCCCGAGCCCCGCAGACCGGAGTCCCCGAGCCCGCAGACCGGAGTCCCCGAGCCCCGCCACGCCGCGGGACCCGAGCCCGCAGACCGGAGTCCCCGAGCTCCGCCACGCCGCGGGACCCGAGCCCGCAGACCGGAGTCCCCGAGCCCCGCAGACCGGAGTCGCCGCCCCCAGGCCGGGCCAGAGAGCACGCCGCCCTGGGCGCTGCGGGAAACACCTGCCGGCTACCACGCCGTCCTGGGGCCGATGACACGGTCTGCAGCCGGCCCCCTCAGCCGGCCCGCTGCCCCCCTGAGCCCCGTGGGCGCGGGGCAGGTCCCGGAGGACAGGACCCTGGGCCCCCGCCGCGTGggcagggaggagcctgggccGCCGAGACCCCCAGGCCAAAGGCTGTTCCGTGGGCAGGGCCGCCGTCAGCACCCACCTCCGCTTCCAGCCTCCCCTGAAGGCCCCAGGTCCCAGCGAGCACGAGCGAGGGTGAGCGCAGTGCCCGCAGACAGCACCTCTCCCCGGGCCTGA